Part of the Desulfolutivibrio sulfoxidireducens genome is shown below.
GTATGCATCTCCATGCCGTGCATGAGCATGCAGCCGTCCCCGGTGACCACGGCCAATGGCAGGTCCGGACGGGCGGCCTTGATGCCGCAGGCGGCCGGAATGGCCCAGCCCATGGGCCCGATGTTCGTGGCCGAAAAATAGGTTCGTGGGGCGTAGGCCTCCCAGTAGTGGCCGCAGAAGGCCCGATGCGCCCCGGAGTCCACCACCAGAGCCCCGTGGCGCGGCATGGCCCGGCGCAACGCCGCCACCACCCGGGCGGGATGCAGCGGCGTTTCGCCGCAGGTTATGGTTTCCGGGTCATACCAGCGGGGGCCGAGGGCGCGGATACGATCCAGCCATTGCCTGCGGCCGGAGACCGTGCCCGCGAGCGACACCACGCGGCCCGCGTCGGCAAGCAGCAGGTAGCGCAGGATCTCGCCGCAATCGCCGGTCAGGTGCGCCTCGGACGGCCAGGTCCGGCCGATGACCATGGGATCGATGTCGGCGTGAATGAGCGCCCGGCGCGGCAGCATCTTGCTGTCCCAAAAAAGCGTATCCCGCTGGGACAGTCCCGAGCCCAGGACCAGAAGCACCTCGACCTCGCCGGACGTCAGGCCTTCTATGGCGTGGCGATGCCCGGCGTATCCGAAAACCCCGAGCGACAAGGGATGGTCTTCCGGAAAAACGCCCTTGGCCCGAAGCGTGGTCGCCACCGGGATTGCATACGCCTCGGCGAAACGGATCAGATCGTCCGAGCAGCCGGATTTCTCCACCCCCGCCCCGGCCAGGATGGCGATCCGTTCAGGGGCCTTTTCCAGCTCCTTGGGCGACAAGATGCCCAGGGCGCGCTCCAGGGCCTCGGGATCGAGCACCCGGGGGCGGTATACGGCGGGGTCGAGTTCGATCCACGGCGGAGAGATGTTTCCGCGTTGGATGTCCGTGGGCAGGCTCAAATGCACGGGGCCTTGCGCGCCCGAGAGCATGGCCGTCAGCGCCGAGCGCAGATGATGCCCCGCCAGATGGATGTTTTCCACGGCAAGCGACTTGCGAACCGCCGGACCGAGCATGGCCAGGTCGTTCAGTGTCGCCGGAGAGGAATCCTGGAAACCGCCTCGCCCCTCCCAGTTGGTGGGCACCTGTCCGGAAATGAGCAGGACCGGAGAGTTGTCCGTCGATGCGGCCACCATCCCGGTCAGGGTGTTGGTGACGCCCGGTCCGCCGATGCACAGGCAGACGCCGAAACGGCCCGAGGCCCGGGCATACCCATCGGCCATGCAGGCCGCCCCCCCTTCATGGGCCGCGACAATCGGGACGAGGCCGGGCGTTCCGGCCAAATCCTCAAGAAAAGGATCGATGAGCCCTCCCGGAACAAGGAACGCATGGGAGAGCCCCTCCCGCACCAGAGCGTCCAGGTAGTATGCTGTCGTCATCATGTGCCGCGCCCTCCTCCCGGGTCCTTCTCTCCACGACCGGAGGCGAACGGCAAGCTGGCACCCTCGGGCAATGAAATCTCGAACGCGGAGATCACGCCTGCGATCATGGCATAGAAACCGCACAACACCACGAGTTCCACCACGCCCTTGACGCCGTAGGCCTTTTCGATCGCGTCCTGGGTCTGTTTCAGGATGGAGCGCCGGCCCAGGGCGCAACGCGCCGCCTCCAGAACACCCGAAAGCGCCGGATCAAGGCCCCCCGGCTCGCGGCCCTCCCGAAGGTCCTCGATGACATCGTCCGGGATGCCGGCCTGTCGCGCATGTTGTGCGTGTTTCACCCAGATGTAGGCCGCGCCCATGCTCCGCGCGCAGGCCAAAATCGCCAGTTCGCGGGCCTGGGGAGGCAGATCTGTCCCCTCGAAGCGCAGATAGCCGCCCAATGCGGACACCCGTTCGAGCAGGTCCGGATGGACGAGCAGGGTCTGGTACATGCCGTCGATGCGCCCTCTCTCGGCCACAAGCCGGTCATAGAGCCGACGGGCGTCGGGAGGAAGCTCCCCGTGCTTGGGCAGCGGAAGCCTGGCCATGACAGTTCCTCCTCATGCTCCACGGTTACGGGACAATGTCGGAATTCCCGATACCCCTCAGGGCAGGATGGCGAACACCCGGGCCGGGAACCCGGAGCCGTCTTTCGGCTTGGGAAAGGCGGCCACGACCAGAGCCCCGGCCTCCGGCACCGCGTCCAGGTGCGCCAACAGCTCGATCTGGTAGTGGTCCCGCCCCAGGATGTACGTTTCCAGGGAATAGTCATCCCGGGACGTGGCCATGCCGGGGTCCGTATCCGTCGTCTCATGGCCTGACGCGGTGATCTTGCGCTCCTCATAGAGATACCGCAACACCTCAAGGCTCCAGCCGGGAGAGTGCGCGATGCCGCGTGCGTCCCTGTTCCGCATGGCCTCCATGTCCGGCCAGCGCCTGGACCAGTCGGTCCGCATGGCCACGAACGCCCCCTCGGGGATCGGCCCATGCCGCCGTTCCCAATCCCGGACGTCGTCCATGGTGACGGTGTAGTCGGGATTGTCCGCCACCGCCTCGTGCACGTCGATGACGACCAGGGGAAGGATCATCTCCTTGACGTCGATCCGATCCACCGTGCGCAGGCCCTTCACGAAATGCGCCGGCGGGTCGACATGGGTTCCCCATTGCCCCACATGCGTGAAGGTCTGGGCATAAAACCCGGCGCCCAGGGTCCCCACGCCCGGCTCATACCAGTAGACCGTCTCCCGCTTCTCGTCGGGAAACCCTTTCCAATGCGGAATCCCGGGGGCGAAGGCATGGGTGAGGTCAACGAATGTCTTTTGCTTTATGACCTCCCACGCGTCCTTAAGCGAAAGCCCGTCCCCGGCCAGACACCAGGAGGCCGGGGCCAGAACCAGCCAGGCCACAAGGGGGATCATCCCCGTGAGCGCGGATCGCGTTTTCATGGTCCTCCGCATGGCGGTTGCCGCGGCCATGCTCGCGGTTCGCTTTCCCTGCCCATACCCCGCCCCGGCCGGAAATCCCGAATTTTGGAAATAACAACAGCCCGCCGCGCAAGGGCTTTTTCTGAAAAACCCACAACCGCCCGGCACGGGGCCTGGACGCCCTCCAGGCCCGTTTGCTTGCCGGGCTCTCCCGACCCGCTACGGCAAAAGGCACAGCTCCCGCACCCGGTCCGCCACCCTGGGCAGAACCGCCGTGACCTCGGGGGTCAGCCTGTCGTCGATCTCGTCCGGGATGCACCCGGTCTGGACCACCAGGATGCGCACGTCCATGCCCGTGGTCTCCTTGAGGTCCTTTAAGAGGTTCACCGACGGGAATTGATGCAGGGAAAAATCCTTGACCTTTTTCGGGCTGACCATGTCCACGTCGATCTCCCAGAACTCCCCGGCGTTGCGACTCGGCTCGGTGACCGCGTCCACCACGATGATGCGCGCCGGCTTGGGGTCCATCAGCAGCATGTCGAGAAGCACCTCCCGGATGGAGGTGCCGATGTCCAACAGCCCCACCTCGTCCGGCAATCCGCCCTGCTCCTCCAAAAGACGCACCACGGCCGGTCCCAGGCCGTCGTCGCCTTTGAGGATGTTGCCGCATCCGAAAACCATCACCCGTTTGTGAAACATAAGCGACCAGTCCACGTCGTTTCCTTCCTGCTTTTGGAGTGAAAAAAGGCCGTCGCGCCGGGCGACGGCCTTTTTGTAAGGCATGCGAATCCGCTTGTCGAATCCGCTAGTAATTGCGCAAGGTGTCCAGGAGCTTCCCCTGGCTGTCGTAGATGCGGCCTTCCAGAGCGACACCGCCGTCCAGGCGGTGGGTGGCGCAGCTCATTCACGGGTCATACGCGCGTATGGTCATCTCAATGGTATTGAGCACCCCCTGGTCGTATTTGCCGTCCTTGATCAGGGCCTTGGCGGCCTGCTTGACGCCCAGGTTCATGCCCGCGTTGTTGTGGCCGGTGGCCACGATGAGGTTGGCCATGGTCACCAGGCCGTTGTCATCGGTCTTGTAGTGGTGGATCAGCGTGCCGCGCGGGGCTTCGAGACAGCCCACGCCCTCGCCGGCCCGGGGCTCGATCTTCTGATGCCGCACCTCGCGGCTGGTGATTTCGGGGTCGTTGAGGAGCTCCTCGGCCCGCTCGCAGCACTGGATGAGCTCGATCAGGCGCGCGTAGTTGTACAAAAGCGTCTGGTGGGCCGGACGGCCGAAGGCGGACCGGAATATCTCAAGTTCCTTCTGGGCCAGGGGCGTGGCCATGTGATCGCACACGTTGATGCGGGCCAGACAGTTGACCCGGTACACGCCCACAGGATCGGTCTCGTCCAGGACCATCTTCCCGACCTTTTTCATGTACGGGAACTTGAGATAGGTCCAGGGCTCCACGTGCTCGGCGATGTAGTCCTGATATTCATTGTACTTGAACTGCTCGTAGTTGCCGTCCCTGTCCATCATGCGCAGTTCGCCGTCATGGAACTCCAGGGCTCCGTCGCTCGGGCGCACGGTACCCAGGTACCCGGACGGGAACACGCCCACGGTGTTGATCACGTCCAGGTATTTGGGGAAGACGTTCTCCTTGGCGAACTGGAGCGAAAAGACGCTGAAGTCCAGGGCCTCCTTGACCACGGCCAGCAGTTCCTTGCGCTCCTCCTCGAGCATGGGCCGGGAATAGCCGCCGGGCACCGCCGCGATGGGGTGGATGACCTTTCCGGCGAACTTCTCCAGGGCCATCTGGACCTTGTAGCGCATGTGCACGACCTGCTTGGCCAGATCCGGGGCGGCCCCGACCACGCCGACCACGTTTCTGACCGAATAGTCGGCGTCAGGCCCCAAAACGAAGTCCGGGGCGGCCAGGAAGTAGAAGTGCAGGATCTTGTCCGGGATAAAGGCCAGCATGTGGCACAATTCCCGCAGTTTGCGTCCGGCCGGGGGCGGGGTCACGCCCAGGCAGCCGTCGGCGGCCTTGCACGAGGCCAGATGGTGGTTCCAGGGACAGATGCCGCAGATGCGGTTGACGATGTCCCGGACCTCCTCCACGGGCCTGCCCACGACGAATTTCTCGAAGCCGCGCAGGGTCATGATGGCCATGCGCGCGTCGGCCACGTTGCCGGAATCGTCGAGCATGATCTCGAACCCGGCGTGGCCCTCGATGCGCGTCACGGGCGCGACGCGGATCGTTTTGGCGATGTTTGGCGAAGCCATGCGGTTCTCCTGAAGATGGTTCATCCGAAAAAAGACGCCTGGGCGTTTTTCCGGAAGATGTTCACGGGTGTTGCCGTATCCTTGATCGGCCCGGAAATCGCGTTGCGACCAGGTTCCCGGGCCGTGTCATCCGCCTAGCCGAGCTTTCGCAGCACGCTGTGCGCGCCGTTGAACCGGCACAGAAAGCCCCGCCGGTCGATCATCTTGCGCGGGTCGTAGCCCACGGTGGACAGCGCGCCCACATAGTCGATGATGGGCAAGGCCCCGTCCTTGACCGGACCGTAGCAGCCCCGACAGGGCACCCGGGTGGCGATGCACCGGGGGGCCGTTCCGGTCATGCCCGAGCAGCCGGCCCGGGTGACCGGCCCCAGACACATGAAGCCCTGCTCCAGAAGGCAGCGCATCTCATCCACGGGCTTGTCCGGATCGAATTCCGGGGCCTCCAGGATGCGTTTGAGGTCCCCGGCGCTTTTCTTGCTTTGGCGGATGGTCGGACAGGTGTCGCACACCGACCGCTCGGGCAGCTTCAGCTCGGTCTTGCCGTCCAGAAGGGCCAGGACGGCGGCCGTGATCCAGTCAGGATGCGGCGGGCAGCCGGGCAGCTTGATGTCCACCTTGACGTGCTCGTCCAGGGCCGTGACCGTCTCGAAGGCCTCGGGGATGTGGTAGGTCTTGAAGTCGGGATCGGGACCGGGATCGGTGGTCGGCGACTCCCGATACATGAAGTCCTTGATTTCCTTGAGCGAATACATGTTGCCCAGGGCCGGGATGCCGCCGTCCGTGGCGCAGGTGCCCAGCGCGATCAGGATCTGGCAGCGCTCGCGCATCTTCTCGAGCACCTCCAGGTGCTCGGAGTTGCGCACCCCACCGGACACGATGCCCACCACGGCCTCGGGGATGTCCAGTTTGGAGTTTTCGCCGGTCTGGCCGTAGTATTTCTTGTCGATCAAAACCGGGATGTGCACGAACTCAAGCTGCGGCAACAGGTCCACCAGGACGTCGCCGATGTTTAAGATCGCGATTTCGCATCCCGAACACGAGTTGAGCCATTCTTCAGCTATCTTGACCATGGGTTCCTCCCGGACTCAGGCGCACGCGGCGGCCTTCTTTTTGAGGGGGTTTGGTCCGAGAGACCGGATCTTCGCGGTGAAGGCGGTCACCACCTCGGCGAACCGGGGCGCTTCGGCCGACGAGACCCACTCGATGGCGAAACGCTCGGGGTTGATCCCCAGGTCCTCCAGAACGACCTTGGCGCCTTCGGCCCTAGCCAACGCTTTGTTATTACCGTCCAGGTAATGGCATTCACCGAGGTGTCAGCCCATGACCATGACGCCGTCCGCGCCTTTGCGCAGGGCGTCCACGATCAGGTTGGGATGCACCATCCCGGAACACATGACCCGGATGGCGCGCATGTTGGGGGGATACTGCAGACGGGAGACCCCGGCCAGGTCGCCCCCCGCGTAGGCGCACCAGTTGCACAGAAAGCCGATGATCACCGGCTCGAAGCTCTCAGCCATGGTTGCCTCTCCTTTTTCCGCATGCGGCGGGTCGTTCGCGGGACTCGCCCGCCTCACGCCGCATGACGCTGGTATTTTTTCGTGGGCAGCGACCCCGGCGTGTCCGAGGCCGCTGTCGTTTCATATTCCATACGCTTTGTGGGACTGCCTAGGCGCAGGTCAGGATGGTCTCCACCTGGGCCTTAAGCTGCTCCATGGTGAAACCGCCCACATTGACCCCCTGCTTGGGACAGGTGGCCATGCAGATGCCGCAGCCCTTGCACAGGGCCTTGTCCGTCTGGATGCGCTTGTGCTCGCGGCCGTTTTCCGAATAGACCACAAGGGAGATGGCGTTGTACGGGCAGGTGTCCACGCACAGGGCGCACCCGTCGCACTTGTCGGTGACCATGCTCTTTATGGAATCAAGCGGCATGACCGACTTGGCCAGGATCACCCCGGCCCGGCTCACGGCCGCCTGGGCCTGGGCCACGGCCTCGTCCACGGGCTTGGGATAGTGGCACAACCCGGCCAGAAACAGGCCGTCCACGGACATGTCCACGGGCCGCAGCTTGGGATGGGCCTCGGTCAAAAAGCCGTCCGCGCCCACCGAACACTTGTAGAGGTCAACCAACTCCCGGGTCTGGTTGGGCACGATGGCCGAGGCCAGGACCAGGTAGTCGGCCTTGATCTTCAGGGACCGATGCAGGATGTGGTCGTCGCCGACGACGTAGAGGGCGTCCCCTTCCTTGATCACCTTGGGCTTTTTGTCCGTCTCGTAGCGCACGAAGATCACGCCCAGGCGGCGGGCCTCGGTGTACAGGTCCTCGCGCAGCCCGTAGGTGCGGATGTCGCGGTTGAAGATGAACACGTTCATGTCCGGATTGAGCTTTTTCAGCTCGATGGCCGACTCCACGGAATGGGTGCAGCACACCCGGCTGCAGTAGGGACGCTCGGGCTCGCGCGACCCCACGCACTGGATGAACACCACGCTCTCGGCCGCCTTGGCCGCCTGAGGGTCGGCGTCGAGAAGCGCGTCGAATTCCAGGTGGGTCTTGACCCGGTCGTCCTGGCCGTAGAGATATTCCGTGGGCTTGTACTCGGCGCCGCCCGTGGCCACCACGGCCACGCCGTAGTTGACGGCCAGGGTCTCGCCCGCCACGTCGATCTCGCTGACGAAGTTGCCCACCGAACCCACGGCGCTTTTGAGCGTGGCGTTTTTAAGGACCTTGATCCGTGGATGGCTCTCCACCCTGGCCGCCATGGCCGCCACTCTGGGCCGGATATCCTCGCCCTTCCAGGTCTTGTTAAGTCGAAGCGCGTTGCCGCCCAGGACATCGCCCTTCTCAAGGAGCACCGTCTCGTAGCCCATGTCCGCGATGCCAAGGGCCGCGGTCATGCCCGACAGGCCGCCGCCGATGACCAGGGCCTTCTGGACCACGTTGACCGAGAGGTATTCCAGGGGGGAAAGCAACCCGGCCTTGGCCACGGCGATGCGCACCTGGTCCTTGGCCTTTTCCGTGGCCTTGTCCGGCTCGTTGCCGTGCACCCAACTGTTCTGGTTGCGGATGTTGGCCATCTCCACCAGGTATTCGTTGATGCCGGCCTCGCGCAGGGTGTCCTTGAACAGGGGTTCGTGGGTCCTGGGGGTACAGGCGGCGATGACGATGCGGTTTAAGGCGTGTTCCTTGATCTTCCCGGCGATGAGCACCTGGGTGTCGGAGGAGCAGGTAAAGAGGTTGTTTTCCACAAAGACCACATGCGGCAAGGTCTTGGCGTATTCCACCACCTCGTCGACCCTGATCACCCCGGCGATGTTGATGCCGCAGGAACACACGAAAACGCCCACACGCGGGGCGTCGGCGGAGACGTCCTTCTCGGGCGGATAGGTCTTTTCCTTGGTCAGGGTGCCCCGGCTCTCGGCCAGGGCGACGGCCGCGCAGGCCGCCGCCGAGGAGGCCTCGGTCACGGACTGAGGGATGTCCTTGGGCGACTGGAAGCAGCCGGCCACGTAGATGCCGTCACGGCTGGAGGAGACCGGCGCGAAGCTGTCGCACTTGGCGAAACGGTACTTGTCGAGCCGTATGTCCGCGGTCTCGGCCAGGGCCTTGGCGTCGGCCGGGGCCTCGAGGCCGATGGACAGGACCACCATGTCGTAGAACTCGTCGTGTTCGAGACCCGATTCGTCAACGTAGCGCAGCTTCACACCCTTGCCGTCGGGACCCGGGGTGAAGGTATGAGGCCGGGCGCGCACGAAGGAGATGCCCTTTTTCCCTGCGTCGACGTAGTATTTCTCGAAATCCTTTCCGTGGGAGCGGATATCCATGTAGAAGACGGTCTGTCGCACGTCCCCGGTGGTGTGTTCCTTGGTCACCATGGCCTGCTTGATGGCGTACATGCAACACACGCTGGAACAAAATCCGTTGTCGCACTTGTTTATGCCGCGCGACCCGACACACTGCAGCCAGGCGATCCTCTTGGGCTCGGTGTGATCCGAGGGCCGCACCAGATGGCCCATGCACGGACCCGAGGCGGACAGAAGCCGCTCGTATTCGAGGCTTGTGACCACGTCCTTGATCTGGGCGTAGTTGTAGATATCGAAGGCGGTGGGATCGAAGGGCTTGAATCCCGGGGCCAGAATGACCGACCCGACCTTGACCTCGACGATCCGCTCGGTGTCCGCGAAGTTTATCGCACCGGTGGGACAGTACTTTTCGCAGGCCCGGCATTTGCCCTTGGTCAGATAGATACAGTTCTCGGCGTCAATGGCGTATTTCAGAGGCACGGCCTGGCCGTACAGGATGTAGGCGGCCTTGCGCTTGTCCAGTCCCTCGTTGAATTCGTTCTCGACCTTTTTGGGACACTTTTCGGCGCACAGGCCGCAGGCGATACACTTGTCCATGTCGATGTAACGCGGATGCCGTTTCACCTTGACGGTGAAATCGCCCTGCGCGCCCTCGACAGCCACCACCTCGGACAGGGTCATCAACTCGATGTTCAAGTGCCGACCGCACTCGACCAGCTTGGGTGAGATGATTCACATGGCGCAGTCATTGGTGGGAAACGTCTTGTCGAGCTGGGCCATGACCCCGCCGATGCCCGACTTCTTTTCGACCAGGTAAACGTAGTAGCCGGAATCGGCCAGGTCGAGCGCGGTCTGCATGCCTGCGATGCCGCCGCCCACGACCATGACCGAACCGAGTTTTTGTACCGTCATCAAAAATCCCCCTTTCGCTTTGGGTTGATCCGCCCCCGTATGCGGCGGACCGGTTCCGAACCACCCGGACGAGGCAGTGACCATCTCTGCGTCCCAGGTCTCCGTGCCATCATCGACTCCGAAAAAAACCGTCCCATCATTTTTTCCAATCACCCCAATCAACCAAAATTATACATTGTTTTTAGGAAGATAGAAAAAAATAGCTACCGGGTCAATGGGGATTTTCGATCGCGGACAGTGGAATGCATCCGATTTCGTACTGGAACTCTTTAAAAATGAGGAGTATGTTTTCGTGTTAAGCCTGTGAAAATACGGGGCGCTCCCCCGCAAAAAAAGCGGCGCATGGAACCGGTATCAGAAAAAGAAATACACCCTCGTCCGACACGTAAAAAGGCCGCCTGGGTCTACGACCCGGGCGGCCACACCATGTCCTTGTGGTCGGCGGACGCGCCGCCAGTTCCGGAAGGGTTTTGGCCCGCTCCGGCTCACTCGGCCTTGGCGCGCGAAAAGGCCGCGCGCACGTTGCCCATGTCCATAAGCGCCGTGATCCCCCGGCCCACTTCCTTGGGATCGAAGTCCTCACGGGTGCGCTCGGCCACGCACAAGGCCCAGGATCCCCCCGGCTCCCGGCCCAGGAACAGGGAACGCCGAATGGCCGAGGTCTCCTCGGTCAAAAGCCCGGAGCGAAAAAAAAGCTCGGCGAGTCCGGCATCCTCGGCCCGCCACAGGTAGCGGATGGCCCCGGGGTCGCCGGGCAGTTCACCGAAGGTTTTCGACTTCCAGAGACACATGTCGAAAAGATCTTTGAGCGTCTTGTCGCAGTCCATTGCCGTCTCCATTGCAGCATGGGTTTGCCCCCTTGTGCGACGCACCCGGGGGACGATCCGCCCGTAAGGCTAATCCCTTGCGCCGGGTTCGGCAAGGGGGCGAACCGGCTGGCGCGGGATTGTCGCACGCTGGCCAAGGGACATTCCGATCCGCCGACCGCCGGGGGACCGCCCGAAAATCCGCATGAACCGAGCGAATTCATTTTCCATTGCCAAACGCGGCGCGGGCGGGCTATCGAACTCACGGCGGGAGAAAATCGCTGTCGCCGATTCACCCAAAAGGGGGGAATACCCGTGCTTATCATAAACGAGAGCGCCTTTCCGAAAAAAGAGCCCAAGGCGGCCATTCGCAAGGAGATTTGCGACGGATGCGCCATCTGTGTGGACGTGTGCCCCAGGTCCTGTCTGACGGTGGTGGTCAATCAGAAACGTCCCAACGCCCGGATCGTCACGCTTCGCGCGGAACTGTGCAGCGGGTGCGGGGCCTGCCAGGGCACCTGCCCCAAGGAGGCCATCTTCATCCCTGGACTGTCCACCGCCGACCTGCGCGGCTACATGCACCAAGCCCTGGAACTCGCCGGAGTCCGTCCGTGAACGCGTCCGACCGGCTGGCCGAGGAGTTGCAGGCCACCTGCGACGCCGACGCCGTACATCATTTCGGGGAGGCCGTGGTGGCCCGGTGGAAGGCTCCGCGGCACATGGGCGTCATGTTCGCGCCCTCGACCACGGTCCAGGTGGGCGGGGCCTGCGGCGACAGCATCACCATCTTTTTGCGCATCGAGGGCGAGCACATCATTGAAGCGTCTTTTTCCGCCGACGGCTGCGGATCGAGCGTGGTCTGCACCGACGCGGCCATGGAGCTTGTCCGGGGCATGACCCTGGATACGGCCGCGACCCTTGATGCCGCGACAATCCTGGAACGGCTCGGCGGCCTGCCCAAGGACAAGGAAAAAAGCGCCCGCGTCGCGGCCCG
Proteins encoded:
- a CDS encoding carboxymuconolactone decarboxylase family protein — its product is MARLPLPKHGELPPDARRLYDRLVAERGRIDGMYQTLLVHPDLLERVSALGGYLRFEGTDLPPQARELAILACARSMGAAYIWVKHAQHARQAGIPDDVIEDLREGREPGGLDPALSGVLEAARCALGRRSILKQTQDAIEKAYGVKGVVELVVLCGFYAMIAGVISAFEISLPEGASLPFASGRGEKDPGGGRGT
- a CDS encoding Ni/Fe hydrogenase subunit alpha, which produces MASPNIAKTIRVAPVTRIEGHAGFEIMLDDSGNVADARMAIMTLRGFEKFVVGRPVEEVRDIVNRICGICPWNHHLASCKAADGCLGVTPPPAGRKLRELCHMLAFIPDKILHFYFLAAPDFVLGPDADYSVRNVVGVVGAAPDLAKQVVHMRYKVQMALEKFAGKVIHPIAAVPGGYSRPMLEEERKELLAVVKEALDFSVFSLQFAKENVFPKYLDVINTVGVFPSGYLGTVRPSDGALEFHDGELRMMDRDGNYEQFKYNEYQDYIAEHVEPWTYLKFPYMKKVGKMVLDETDPVGVYRVNCLARINVCDHMATPLAQKELEIFRSAFGRPAHQTLLYNYARLIELIQCCERAEELLNDPEITSREVRHQKIEPRAGEGVGCLEAPRGTLIHHYKTDDNGLVTMANLIVATGHNNAGMNLGVKQAAKALIKDGKYDQGVLNTIEMTIRAYDP
- a CDS encoding methyl viologen-reducing hydrogenase; this translates as MVKIAEEWLNSCSGCEIAILNIGDVLVDLLPQLEFVHIPVLIDKKYYGQTGENSKLDIPEAVVGIVSGGVRNSEHLEVLEKMRERCQILIALGTCATDGGIPALGNMYSLKEIKDFMYRESPTTDPGPDPDFKTYHIPEAFETVTALDEHVKVDIKLPGCPPHPDWITAAVLALLDGKTELKLPERSVCDTCPTIRQSKKSAGDLKRILEAPEFDPDKPVDEMRCLLEQGFMCLGPVTRAGCSGMTGTAPRCIATRVPCRGCYGPVKDGALPIIDYVGALSTVGYDPRKMIDRRGFLCRFNGAHSVLRKLG
- a CDS encoding hydrogenase maturation protease, which produces MPYKKAVARRDGLFSLQKQEGNDVDWSLMFHKRVMVFGCGNILKGDDGLGPAVVRLLEEQGGLPDEVGLLDIGTSIREVLLDMLLMDPKPARIIVVDAVTEPSRNAGEFWEIDVDMVSPKKVKDFSLHQFPSVNLLKDLKETTGMDVRILVVQTGCIPDEIDDRLTPEVTAVLPRVADRVRELCLLP
- a CDS encoding 4Fe-4S binding protein, which encodes MLIINESAFPKKEPKAAIRKEICDGCAICVDVCPRSCLTVVVNQKRPNARIVTLRAELCSGCGACQGTCPKEAIFIPGLSTADLRGYMHQALELAGVRP
- a CDS encoding thiamine pyrophosphate-binding protein; its protein translation is MMTTAYYLDALVREGLSHAFLVPGGLIDPFLEDLAGTPGLVPIVAAHEGGAACMADGYARASGRFGVCLCIGGPGVTNTLTGMVAASTDNSPVLLISGQVPTNWEGRGGFQDSSPATLNDLAMLGPAVRKSLAVENIHLAGHHLRSALTAMLSGAQGPVHLSLPTDIQRGNISPPWIELDPAVYRPRVLDPEALERALGILSPKELEKAPERIAILAGAGVEKSGCSDDLIRFAEAYAIPVATTLRAKGVFPEDHPLSLGVFGYAGHRHAIEGLTSGEVEVLLVLGSGLSQRDTLFWDSKMLPRRALIHADIDPMVIGRTWPSEAHLTGDCGEILRYLLLADAGRVVSLAGTVSGRRQWLDRIRALGPRWYDPETITCGETPLHPARVVAALRRAMPRHGALVVDSGAHRAFCGHYWEAYAPRTYFSATNIGPMGWAIPAACGIKAARPDLPLAVVTGDGCMLMHGMEMHTAARYGLAVVFVVINNQALGNVWLRSSRQGPGPAALTEIPGRDWAGLARSLGLEAATVTMPDELEPAFGKALASGRPYLVDVRCDKRFATPVMPFAHAKALWVDE
- a CDS encoding FAD-dependent oxidoreductase; translation: MTVQKLGSVMVVGGGIAGMQTALDLADSGYYVYLVEKKSGIGGVMAQLDKTFPTNDCAMUIISPKLVECGRHLNIELMTLSEVVAVEGAQGDFTVKVKRHPRYIDMDKCIACGLCAEKCPKKVENEFNEGLDKRKAAYILYGQAVPLKYAIDAENCIYLTKGKCRACEKYCPTGAINFADTERIVEVKVGSVILAPGFKPFDPTAFDIYNYAQIKDVVTSLEYERLLSASGPCMGHLVRPSDHTEPKRIAWLQCVGSRGINKCDNGFCSSVCCMYAIKQAMVTKEHTTGDVRQTVFYMDIRSHGKDFEKYYVDAGKKGISFVRARPHTFTPGPDGKGVKLRYVDESGLEHDEFYDMVVLSIGLEAPADAKALAETADIRLDKYRFAKCDSFAPVSSSRDGIYVAGCFQSPKDIPQSVTEASSAAACAAVALAESRGTLTKEKTYPPEKDVSADAPRVGVFVCSCGINIAGVIRVDEVVEYAKTLPHVVFVENNLFTCSSDTQVLIAGKIKEHALNRIVIAACTPRTHEPLFKDTLREAGINEYLVEMANIRNQNSWVHGNEPDKATEKAKDQVRIAVAKAGLLSPLEYLSVNVVQKALVIGGGLSGMTAALGIADMGYETVLLEKGDVLGGNALRLNKTWKGEDIRPRVAAMAARVESHPRIKVLKNATLKSAVGSVGNFVSEIDVAGETLAVNYGVAVVATGGAEYKPTEYLYGQDDRVKTHLEFDALLDADPQAAKAAESVVFIQCVGSREPERPYCSRVCCTHSVESAIELKKLNPDMNVFIFNRDIRTYGLREDLYTEARRLGVIFVRYETDKKPKVIKEGDALYVVGDDHILHRSLKIKADYLVLASAIVPNQTRELVDLYKCSVGADGFLTEAHPKLRPVDMSVDGLFLAGLCHYPKPVDEAVAQAQAAVSRAGVILAKSVMPLDSIKSMVTDKCDGCALCVDTCPYNAISLVVYSENGREHKRIQTDKALCKGCGICMATCPKQGVNVGGFTMEQLKAQVETILTCA
- a CDS encoding iron-sulfur cluster assembly scaffold protein, encoding MNASDRLAEELQATCDADAVHHFGEAVVARWKAPRHMGVMFAPSTTVQVGGACGDSITIFLRIEGEHIIEASFSADGCGSSVVCTDAAMELVRGMTLDTAATLDAATILERLGGLPKDKEKSARVAARAVRQAVEDFRKRA
- a CDS encoding cyclase family protein; this encodes MKTRSALTGMIPLVAWLVLAPASWCLAGDGLSLKDAWEVIKQKTFVDLTHAFAPGIPHWKGFPDEKRETVYWYEPGVGTLGAGFYAQTFTHVGQWGTHVDPPAHFVKGLRTVDRIDVKEMILPLVVIDVHEAVADNPDYTVTMDDVRDWERRHGPIPEGAFVAMRTDWSRRWPDMEAMRNRDARGIAHSPGWSLEVLRYLYEERKITASGHETTDTDPGMATSRDDYSLETYILGRDHYQIELLAHLDAVPEAGALVVAAFPKPKDGSGFPARVFAILP
- a CDS encoding hydrogenase iron-sulfur subunit is translated as MAESFEPVIIGFLCNWCAYAGGDLAGVSRLQYPPNMRAIRVMCSGMVHPNLIVDALRKGADGVMVMGUHLGECHYLDGNNKALARAEGAKVVLEDLGINPERFAIEWVSSAEAPRFAEVVTAFTAKIRSLGPNPLKKKAAACA